The Danio aesculapii chromosome 7, fDanAes4.1, whole genome shotgun sequence DNA window catctacagaatcatgagaaaatctttattttaagcaacaaaataaactgtgatttgcattttagccagaatcgtgcataATAATGGCAGGTCTAAATCACTGTTTTATTGTGTAACAGTAAGCAAATACTTTTCTTATTCTTTTAATGCCTAAAAAACATTTCAGTTCTTGTCCCCTTCTGAGACAGAGCTAGGGGAAAACCTGATTGGCACACATAAGAAAATGTCATCCCAATGAAAGACTCAACCCTGTTCATGTGTTTCAGTGATTTAAACTCACCTGAAACCCAGAGCAGATTTTCTACAAAGATTCCACTCTGAACACATGCAGAGGTAAACATGAAAACAGACCTTTTTTTCTCCTCTTTGCCTTTGGCCTGACACTTTTGACCCTGTAAGCCTGAGGTGTCATCTTACACTCCTAAAAATAGCACTTTCCAGAGGGGGTTTCCACTGGAACTCTATTAAAATAAAGCTTCCAACAGAGGGATTTTCCAATGATGCCATGTTTACTCAGGATCCCAAAAGAACCTTCCAGTGATTAGCtcttttaaagaaaaattatACTTAAGAAACAGtcagaaatctaaaaaataaTTCTCCACTGCAAGTAACTCGGCACATACCAACATAACTTACTAGATTAAagagatagttgacccaaaaatgaaaattcgatcaatatttactcaccctcagttggctccaaaccttcatgagtttctttcttctgttgaacctaaaacatgatattttgaataaagcttaAAACttgtaatcactgacttccatagtaggaaatacaaTTACTATAGAAATAAATAGTTACAGACTTCAAGCTTGGTTCAgtatagcttcttttgtgttcaacagaagaaagaaagtcaaacaggtttggaacaagtgaagcgtGATTAAacatgtaattttcatttttgaaccATGCCCTTAAACAATACTCACATTTAAAGTTGTGTAGTTTGCTTCTCTCTATTTTGTGTGTTCTAACTTCAAacataaatgtacataaaaataagATATACAATGTGTATAACAAAGAATGGGAAAATATGTCATGTGGGGTTTCATTCTTAAAGATTTCTGAGCATGTATTGATCATGTTCTTGGGTCTCTGTTTACTGATGGCTGTGTTCTTTGACCGATTTCTCACTTCCTTCCATTTCCACATTATGCAACATGTAGTTCCACATTTATTTGATTTCTCTGGTATTTGTTCCTTTAATAGCTAGAAGTACATTGACTCATTGTGACCTGCTGCACTGTGTGTATCTGGCGGGAAAAGGCAagagacttaaagggatagttcacccaaaaatctaaattccgCCAATGTTTACTCATCCTtgacttgttcaaaacctttcttctgttgaacacaaaagaagatattttgaagatagctggaaagctgtaaccatttacGTTTAAAGTATTtcagtactatggaagtcagtggttacaggttttcagctttcttcaaaatctattcttttgtgttcaacagaagaaagaaaccacttgagggagaataaataataAGTACATTTTACATTTCTAGGTGAATTATTTCATTAAACTTTCAATATGTGCTATAAACCACATCAGAAGACATTTTAAGTCCCAAATAAAAGCACTCATATCATGAACAAGCATAGACGACCACAAGATATTTAGGGAAGTGTGATATATTTACATTAAGGTGTGTACacagcaaataataatttaaatacagagtaatgtaattacattgtaatgtgAACGGAACATACGTTATAAAAActaaagtcaagacaacaaatatttttatgttgcttcaacctattttaataagttaatcaggttttttataagttacacaacgtttaacttaatatttttagtcagtttgattgatgtaagttaaaatgttctaaaaatgttcatttgattcaaccaAAAAAGTTAAGTCAGCaagattgtttttacagtgtagttatagcTTTGATTTTATGGCTTTTTTATTCTATAATGTATATAAATTTCAGAAAGATTAATGACTGTTCCTGCTGAGAGTTGCATTAGAGTTTCGATTTTATCTGTTCGCCACTGACATCATTTACTGTAAATCATCTGCTGTCTGCCGTAACTGATGCATATCAGCGATTGTTTGTGGGAATGAGAACAGGAGATGCGTCTATTGAGTTTACAGTAAAGgtacaaataaataaaggggTAGGATAGTGATCTTAGGTGTGTTTCAGTTCATGGGATTAACCTTGCAATCTTTCTTGAGATCCTTAACCTTAAGCAATAAAAAAGGTGGAATAAAAGTCCTGCTTTGAATGTTATTCTCGGTTTGACAATTGGAACATTTACGACTGCTTTCTAGAGATCAGTAACTAACCATGATCTTCCACCAGTATGCAAGGAGAAGAAACATTTTCAGATATACATGTATTTTAACACTAAAATACAGTGTTccttaataataaatacttttagtTACAAAGAACAAACTAACAATTATTTCTCAAACAAGAACACacagaaattaaaattctgtattccagacaattgatttgtgttgggacaacataaaggatttGAGTTAACTTTATAGTTTTGAAAAATTTCAgtggactaaacataaaacaattaagttgtcccccccaaaaaactcagaattgtgttatttcaactcttttttaaataagtagtttgagcaaaaaccaaatgtaatgtttttgagtgtacaagttaaatcagctgttttcattGCTTTGACACCAAGGACATCAATAAGTTGATTCCATTTTTAAGGACGCTATTAGTACTGTATCagaaaaatctgtcaaataatattatttatgattatatgTTATGTATGATATTATAACGATAACACATCCATGCAGTTTAACCACACAGTCCATTACCAAAgacaaaatgtattgtaaaatgaataattagcttTTATATGGTCATGGCACTAAAgcaaattattactattatttttattaataatacacttgattgcatgagaccaatcgaggatcaaaacatgacctctctggacagaaatttaaaatatggaccaatcgctcactttttttaatgtctaatcagtAATCACCGTGTTTAATCCAGCCTCTTTTTGcagtgccgtacaacagaatttcgcacgcacaaactctagtgtgactgcagcataaggcaggggtgcccaaactcggtctgAAGGGCTGGTGTCTGCATAGTTTAGATTccaccccaatcagacacacctgagctaGCTAACAAGCTCTTGGTTTTCTTGCTAGAAAtatcctggcaggtgtgttgaggcaagttagagctaaactatgcaggacagcggccctccaggaccaaaatTGGGCATCCCTGGCTTAATGTATATACAAActtgaaaaaaacatttctgtttaattaattatttgcctGAAAAAACTATCTGGAtaaaatctgtgtaaaaaaaaagtttattatatataacatgatataatgcAAGAGGTATATGAATAATCCTTCAATCGTGGTAAATTCACATTTTTTGAGAGACTGATTCATGTTGCACCATGTAACagtaaatacaatacaattctatatatatatatatatatatatatatatatatatatatatatatatatatataatagtctcACAGATGCATTGAACAATAATGGAGAGAAAACACAATGCTTGTGAGCAAATGTATGACAAattcacaataaaataaagtagaaCTTAAAATATCTGCAAATGAAGGAAAACAATGACACAGTAAAGACAAAAACACTGCATTCCAGTGGAAATGATAACAATCTTTGTAATATGTCTTACAACACAAGCTGAAGCAGCATTTTAGTATcctatgactaggcccacacggaatctgcgcgcgcagaattctgcagatttctagcccatcattaattctgtttatttacttgagtaaatgtgtgtacagttatatttaatctgttttaaaatgaattacagtaatattattgactaatatgaaaatgttcatctgatttatttacaatgcagtttgtacagtaatattttctgtcttttagtagatatattatatgagtgacttgctttgtttaccaaataaagtgaatctaattggatttgcattttaaacattaaattaaagttaaaaaggtgttatttttatttcatatattaaggttttagttatgacactcccaaaataattcagctgaaatccgcagatttttagcaaaattatttgcagaaatagcaaaaaacatccgcagattccgtctggccctacctatgACTATTTAATTATACGGTAATAGCTTcaacgataataataattgtaataatatacaatttataGTGTGGCCGACCTCTGCTGCCGGGCAGAGTAAGCTTCAAAATACACTCAAAATTAAATTGGAGTGTAACTCATAGTAATGCCACAAATAACTGCATGGAAATGGCTGGTAACATTAAACTTGAAATCGTGAAATTCAAAGTCTTCAGAATTCAGAGACggtattttcttttaaaacacaTTATGATAATCTTTGAAAAAGAACGGTATCTATACCACGAAAATAGTCTCATCAGACTCCAGAGGCTCTTGGCTTGTAGGTCCTTCATTCTCAATGTTTCTCCAAGGTAAGCCAGAATCCATCACAGGCTGCCTGCATGGCACACCGATACCCATTTCCTGTGAAGGGGAAGTATTGCATGTTTCAAACAGAATTTCGAATTTATTCTTGGAATCTCCAGGCTCCTGCCAGATCAGCAGCTCGTATCGTCCGAAACGGAGGAGCACCTTGTCATTAAGCTCTGCTCTTTCAAGGTGTTTCAGTTCAGAGCCGCCGACCATCAGATTGACCTTCTGACTCAAGTTCTGGATGGTGAAGCTTAAGAACGGGCTGTTGGGTTTTCTATACGCCTGTACCGAGAGCTGTTTTCTGGAGACAGTGGTGTCATTTAGCACAAATGGGCAGGTTTCTCCATCACGGCCAAGCCTGAGTGGATCTTCAGCGTCCATTTCGTATGGTTCGTTCAAGGGCAGGTTGTGGAAGAGTGGACGGTTGGCTTGATTTGGGTGGAAAAGTTGTACGTGAAGACAAGTAAGCAGTTCTTGAGTCTCAAGTTTGCTAATGTCACTCATTGTGGAAGACAAATGGAGGCAAAAGAACTTCTGAGAACTTGATATTTAGACCTAACAAGAAAAAAGTTAATAAGCAAGCAAATTAGTTCACTGAAATAACAGGGACAGTTCACTTTATCAATTtatttgaagatattttggagaaagctgaaaGACTAGTCAACATCCATAGCAGAATACAAATCTTCAATAAATTTTATAAACACTTAAtagtatataacacacacacactcaccaaacatctttaaaaatataacgataatacatttaaattcaaacaagtttTTTTTGCATACGAAACAAGTACAACCTAAaccatttcaacaaaattttatattttttatgtttctgttgatttaataaaattttatttaatatcttcCCCCAACATGTTAAAGCAATTACTAAAAGTAATACTACAAGatatcagctttcttcaaaatatcgtttgttttcaacagaagaaactcaaaacaTGGGTCGAGGGGAGTATTACGGCAGAATTTTCTATTTTGGTTTAACTATCCTTTCAGTTTGCAGGACAACAGATTGCACTTGACTAAATCAATGATCTGATTCATAGCACTACTCTAGCGAACCACTTTAGAGTAGTCTATGCTGTTTGTAAACACGTAGCATATAGGCA harbors:
- the tifa gene encoding TRAF-interacting protein with FHA domain-containing protein A, translating into MSDISKLETQELLTCLHVQLFHPNQANRPLFHNLPLNEPYEMDAEDPLRLGRDGETCPFVLNDTTVSRKQLSVQAYRKPNSPFLSFTIQNLSQKVNLMVGGSELKHLERAELNDKVLLRFGRYELLIWQEPGDSKNKFEILFETCNTSPSQEMGIGVPCRQPVMDSGLPWRNIENEGPTSQEPLESDETIFVV